The Leisingera caerulea DSM 24564 genome has a window encoding:
- a CDS encoding WGR domain-containing protein — MLLYRVNPERKERRFYRLRILRSLFGEPQLMREWGRIGQPGRILFETFRYPDQAEMAFCVLAR; from the coding sequence ATGCTCTTGTACCGGGTGAACCCTGAGAGAAAAGAACGACGGTTCTATCGTCTCAGGATTTTGCGGAGCCTGTTTGGTGAACCCCAGCTCATGCGGGAGTGGGGGCGCATTGGGCAGCCCGGACGGATCCTCTTTGAAACATTCAGGTATCCGGACCAGGCGGAAATGGCATTCTGTGTTCTGGCTCGGTAA
- a CDS encoding NUDIX hydrolase — translation MNDPDIIYPITTVDVVLLTISSGQLCVLLLKREQDPFKGSWALPGGWVRTNEDETVEAAAHRVLRDKVGMPPYHLEQLGVFSGASRDPRGWSLSVSHLALVPHEELEDLDQAHVSLFPVEEALKAAAAFRHDEIIAAALQRLRGKGAYSSLPASLLQDGFSLAQLHQVYEIISGEEINSASFRRKVLDLGFIEETGESRIMPGHKKPSVLYRVTDRARTFHRTLTQV, via the coding sequence ATGAACGACCCGGACATCATCTACCCAATCACCACAGTCGACGTTGTCCTGCTGACCATCTCCTCCGGCCAGCTGTGCGTTCTGCTCCTGAAGCGCGAACAAGATCCTTTCAAAGGATCCTGGGCTTTACCCGGAGGCTGGGTCCGGACCAACGAGGATGAGACCGTCGAGGCCGCCGCGCACCGCGTGCTGCGCGATAAGGTCGGCATGCCGCCCTATCACCTGGAACAGCTCGGAGTGTTCTCCGGCGCCTCCAGGGACCCCAGAGGCTGGTCGCTGTCGGTCTCCCATCTCGCACTCGTGCCGCATGAGGAGCTCGAAGATCTGGACCAGGCGCATGTGTCCCTGTTTCCGGTTGAGGAAGCTCTGAAGGCGGCCGCCGCATTCCGGCATGATGAGATCATCGCTGCGGCCCTTCAGAGGCTGCGAGGGAAGGGGGCATACTCCTCTCTTCCGGCCAGCTTGCTGCAGGATGGCTTCTCGCTCGCACAGCTGCATCAGGTCTACGAGATCATCTCCGGTGAGGAAATCAACTCCGCTTCGTTCCGGCGCAAAGTTCTGGATCTCGGCTTCATCGAGGAAACCGGCGAGTCCCGGATCATGCCAGGCCATAAGAAGCCATCGGTGCTCTACCGGGTCACAGACCGGGCGCGCACCTTTCACCGCACACTCACCCAGGTCTGA
- a CDS encoding NADAR family protein: MLSIREYSEAECAVFHRVRDTFGPFSNMASGYGFQIGDVAVLSSEHHYQAMRFPHRPDIQEQILAVKSPIKAKRKAYEFISQTREDWHRVNIPIMRHCIQLRHAFNAVRLQPLYDQSADMPIVEKSLRDDFWGAKPIGSGRLRGVNALGRLHMGHRLELRNDPDFCVLTVAPPEIPDYRLLDRKIEVVDVPRINSAKGWQTSLDL; this comes from the coding sequence ATGCTGAGCATCCGTGAGTATTCCGAAGCCGAATGCGCTGTCTTCCATCGCGTCCGCGATACGTTCGGCCCCTTCTCCAACATGGCCTCAGGCTATGGATTTCAGATCGGTGATGTTGCGGTTTTGTCGAGCGAGCATCACTACCAGGCCATGCGCTTTCCGCACCGTCCTGACATTCAAGAGCAGATCCTGGCGGTGAAGTCTCCCATCAAGGCCAAGCGGAAAGCCTACGAGTTCATCTCGCAGACCCGGGAGGACTGGCATCGGGTCAACATCCCCATCATGCGGCATTGCATTCAGTTGCGGCACGCCTTCAATGCGGTTCGCCTGCAGCCGCTTTATGACCAAAGCGCAGACATGCCCATCGTGGAGAAATCGCTGCGTGATGATTTCTGGGGCGCGAAGCCAATTGGCTCCGGACGGCTGCGCGGTGTGAATGCCCTTGGGCGGCTTCACATGGGGCATCGCCTGGAATTGCGAAATGACCCTGATTTCTGCGTTCTGACTGTTGCTCCTCCCGAGATCCCGGACTACAGGCTCCTTGACCGGAAAATCGAAGTGGTGGATGTTCCTCGCATCAATTCGGCTAAAGGCTGGCAGACATCGCTTGACCTCTGA
- a CDS encoding AAA family ATPase, whose product MNDHNRKLALAMDAGAAPEAAAGLEAVIADLDRAAPEGGLDTYIDLACRILDRCMLNATAREVIANGIQNIDVYFRGGFLSDALSELAEDATEFWGGQEENPKRKGSSRDRRSSRDEILFLTEVRTRLLDMLAQMPESEFKRRSLANADVIADVFGLRDYEARMLYILHAATEMSPIAKVVNNLTSDVSIREAALCAFIDADRSSVKELLNGRSLSVRRGVLILDPDYSGFTDQFELRPPIRIHMGSEDLEPEELRAGLLPKAQAASISLSNAPHLQADADLCIRALKGAKAAGTRNVSILLYGPPGTGKTELSRIILAEAGYQAFAVAEEEDGADLDREARIGDLLMAHALLENDPDAACVFDEMEDLTVRRTGEGSKIVLNRFLDDAKVPTVFVANDLDMIPDYLLRRMMLVLEVPVPPVQIQRSILKSLACEAAIEVEDGDIARMQGVADVVPAVARSAVKAASLAGGGARDLERAYLNLNSALTGRRLKSPRRAAQDIYRPEFSETDIPLAGFVEKLRGRGAIRASFLFFGAAGTGKSAGARHIADAMGVKVIEKRGSDLLGAYVGESEKLIRSAFEEARDERAALVFDEIDSLLSDRSDHGRSWETSQVNEFLKALEDHDAPVFGCTNLRDRMDKAAMRRFLFHVEFKTLPGEKAAACFTHYLGLPAPDAIASLSGLTPAHFGLVKARCEMMGIESPAEMVRMLEKEAVDFGGGRKIGFQAA is encoded by the coding sequence ATGAATGACCACAACCGAAAGCTGGCGCTTGCCATGGACGCAGGAGCCGCGCCCGAAGCGGCAGCTGGGCTCGAGGCGGTGATCGCTGATCTCGACCGTGCGGCGCCTGAGGGCGGGCTGGATACCTATATCGACCTGGCTTGCCGCATTTTGGATCGCTGCATGCTCAATGCAACGGCACGGGAAGTCATTGCGAATGGAATCCAGAACATTGACGTGTACTTCCGCGGCGGTTTCCTCAGCGATGCGCTCTCCGAGCTTGCTGAAGACGCCACTGAATTCTGGGGTGGCCAGGAAGAAAACCCCAAGAGGAAGGGCAGCTCACGGGATCGGCGCAGCAGCCGGGATGAGATCCTCTTCCTGACCGAGGTCCGTACCCGGCTTTTGGATATGCTCGCGCAGATGCCGGAAAGCGAATTCAAGCGGCGCAGCCTGGCGAATGCGGATGTGATCGCGGATGTTTTCGGGTTGCGCGACTATGAGGCGCGCATGCTCTATATCCTTCATGCCGCAACAGAGATGAGCCCCATCGCTAAGGTGGTCAACAACCTGACGTCTGATGTCAGCATCCGGGAAGCGGCGCTATGCGCTTTCATCGATGCAGACCGCAGTAGCGTAAAGGAGCTTCTCAACGGCCGCAGTCTGAGCGTGCGGCGTGGGGTGCTGATCCTGGACCCGGATTATTCCGGGTTTACTGATCAATTTGAGCTGCGGCCGCCCATTCGCATCCATATGGGCAGTGAGGACTTGGAGCCTGAAGAGCTTCGCGCGGGGCTTCTGCCCAAAGCGCAGGCGGCGAGCATCTCCCTGAGTAATGCCCCTCATCTGCAAGCGGATGCCGATCTTTGCATCCGCGCCCTGAAGGGCGCAAAGGCGGCTGGTACGCGGAACGTCTCCATCCTTCTCTATGGGCCTCCGGGCACGGGCAAGACCGAGTTGAGCCGCATCATTCTTGCGGAGGCGGGCTATCAGGCCTTTGCTGTCGCCGAGGAGGAGGATGGCGCGGATCTCGACCGGGAAGCGCGGATTGGCGATCTGCTCATGGCGCATGCATTGCTGGAGAATGATCCGGATGCGGCATGCGTCTTCGATGAAATGGAGGATCTCACCGTGCGCCGGACCGGTGAGGGCAGCAAGATTGTTCTGAACCGGTTTCTGGATGATGCCAAGGTGCCGACGGTCTTCGTTGCCAATGACCTCGACATGATCCCGGACTATTTGCTCCGGCGGATGATGCTGGTTCTGGAGGTCCCTGTTCCGCCTGTGCAGATCCAGCGCAGCATCCTGAAAAGCCTGGCTTGCGAAGCGGCTATTGAAGTTGAAGATGGCGACATCGCCCGCATGCAGGGGGTTGCTGATGTTGTCCCGGCAGTGGCCAGGTCCGCCGTAAAGGCCGCCAGCCTGGCTGGCGGAGGTGCCCGGGATCTTGAGAGAGCCTACCTCAACCTCAATAGCGCTCTGACCGGCCGCCGCCTGAAATCCCCGCGCAGAGCCGCGCAAGATATCTACCGTCCGGAGTTTTCCGAGACCGACATCCCGCTTGCGGGTTTCGTTGAAAAGCTGCGCGGGCGCGGCGCGATCAGAGCGAGCTTCCTGTTCTTCGGAGCCGCGGGAACCGGCAAAAGTGCCGGGGCGCGGCATATTGCTGATGCAATGGGAGTGAAGGTGATCGAGAAACGGGGGTCGGATCTCCTGGGGGCTTATGTGGGGGAAAGCGAAAAATTGATCCGATCGGCCTTTGAAGAGGCCCGGGATGAACGGGCTGCGCTGGTCTTCGACGAGATCGACAGTCTGCTGAGCGATCGCTCTGATCATGGCCGAAGCTGGGAAACCAGTCAGGTCAATGAGTTCCTGAAAGCGCTGGAAGATCATGATGCGCCGGTCTTTGGATGCACCAACCTGCGCGACCGGATGGACAAGGCGGCAATGCGCCGGTTCCTCTTCCATGTGGAATTCAAGACCTTGCCCGGCGAGAAGGCGGCTGCCTGTTTCACCCATTATCTGGGGCTGCCGGCGCCGGACGCGATTGCGAGCCTCTCCGGCCTCACGCCGGCCCATTTCGGCCTGGTGAAGGCGCGCTGCGAGATGATGGGCATCGAAAGCCCCGCTGAAATGGTCCGGATGCTGGAAAAGGAGGCCGTGGACTTCGGCGGCGGCCGCAAGATCGGTTTCCAGGCCGCCTAG
- a CDS encoding sigma-70 family RNA polymerase sigma factor, giving the protein MTSMNAVAACKAKPVGRGGPKDGLLSQEEEARLALAWQKHKDYEARQRLVLAFDRFLSSEVSAFLRKMPVDKAIAMKGDLKSEAAIGMMKAADKFNPDKGFRFSTYARWWVRAAMQDYIISQHSLVRIGGSGRLRMLFFNLRKVMKAIEAKHEKIGERLTNDALSRLAAEKLGVPEDFVIAYGARILGSDVSLNVPLKTSSEDGGGGDWMDFLEDEAPDAEAELISSNSGKVASDLIETALLSLSERERDVIRQRKLQEERPSTLEELSVQYGLSRERIRQIEVRALEKMKRAIKSAGPSYQDFVP; this is encoded by the coding sequence ATGACATCAATGAATGCGGTTGCCGCGTGTAAAGCTAAGCCTGTAGGTCGTGGTGGACCGAAAGATGGCTTGCTGAGCCAGGAGGAGGAAGCCAGGCTGGCCTTGGCTTGGCAAAAGCACAAGGATTATGAGGCCCGCCAGCGCCTTGTCCTGGCCTTCGATCGCTTCCTGAGCAGCGAAGTTTCCGCATTTCTGCGAAAAATGCCCGTGGACAAGGCTATTGCAATGAAGGGGGACCTGAAAAGCGAAGCCGCCATTGGAATGATGAAGGCGGCCGACAAGTTTAACCCGGACAAAGGGTTCCGCTTCTCGACGTATGCCCGCTGGTGGGTCCGCGCTGCGATGCAGGACTACATCATCTCGCAGCACAGCCTCGTGCGGATTGGCGGCTCGGGGCGCCTGCGCATGCTTTTCTTTAATCTGAGAAAAGTCATGAAAGCGATCGAGGCCAAGCATGAGAAAATCGGCGAGCGGCTGACCAACGATGCTCTTTCGCGCCTTGCCGCCGAGAAGCTGGGCGTCCCCGAGGATTTTGTGATTGCGTATGGTGCGCGGATTCTCGGCAGCGACGTCAGCCTGAACGTTCCGCTGAAAACCTCCAGCGAAGACGGGGGCGGCGGCGATTGGATGGATTTCCTGGAGGATGAGGCGCCTGACGCTGAAGCTGAGCTGATCAGCAGTAACTCTGGAAAGGTTGCCAGCGACCTCATCGAAACCGCATTGCTCAGCCTTTCTGAGCGGGAGCGGGACGTGATCCGCCAGCGCAAGCTTCAGGAGGAGCGGCCGTCGACGCTCGAAGAACTCAGCGTGCAGTATGGTCTTTCCCGTGAGCGGATCCGGCAGATCGAGGTGAGAGCTCTCGAGAAGATGAAGCGCGCAATCAAATCGGCCGGGCCCAGTTATCAGGATTTCGTGCCTTGA
- a CDS encoding EF-hand domain-containing protein, producing MTFKKRIALFAAALAVCPVWVAAEGIPDFASLDRNRDGALTLAEARHFMDTRTLEADFNRSGKLDPKELSRAAAHMNERQAADYIELLDTDGDNQLDYDEIAQDLPMIFQAADLDRSGSLSSEEYAEAVARFGR from the coding sequence ATGACGTTTAAAAAGAGGATCGCGCTCTTCGCCGCCGCGCTGGCAGTTTGCCCCGTTTGGGTGGCAGCTGAAGGCATCCCGGACTTTGCAAGCCTCGATCGCAATCGGGACGGGGCGCTGACCCTGGCCGAAGCGCGGCATTTCATGGACACAAGAACGCTCGAAGCGGATTTCAACAGGAGCGGTAAGCTCGATCCCAAGGAGCTGTCCCGTGCTGCCGCGCATATGAATGAGCGGCAGGCGGCGGACTACATCGAGCTGCTGGACACCGATGGTGACAATCAGCTGGACTACGATGAGATCGCCCAGGATCTTCCGATGATCTTCCAGGCCGCAGATCTGGATAGAAGCGGCAGCCTCTCTTCAGAGGAATATGCCGAGGCAGTAGCCCGCTTCGGCCGATAG
- a CDS encoding Ivy family c-type lysozyme inhibitor, with product MIRHAICAIAFSIGLTAAAQADELRFHGALAQDGVRERVTELLGEQPAWVDFVLERGGVEGKPITLTLKDQSYEYYETCRPHECAMKRIGMMIGEDGVVYVRLFGTKTDDQVFGEPPAEIEKVLRAQG from the coding sequence ATGATCCGCCACGCCATTTGCGCAATTGCGTTCTCCATCGGCCTGACAGCCGCGGCACAGGCCGACGAGCTGCGCTTTCATGGCGCTCTGGCGCAGGATGGCGTTCGGGAACGGGTGACTGAGCTTTTGGGCGAGCAGCCCGCTTGGGTTGATTTTGTGCTCGAAAGGGGCGGCGTTGAAGGCAAGCCCATCACACTGACCCTGAAGGATCAGTCCTACGAGTATTACGAGACCTGCCGGCCGCATGAGTGCGCCATGAAGCGGATCGGGATGATGATCGGGGAAGATGGCGTGGTCTATGTCCGCCTGTTCGGCACAAAGACGGATGACCAGGTGTTCGGCGAGCCTCCGGCCGAGATCGAGAAAGTGCTGCGCGCTCAGGGTTGA
- a CDS encoding restriction endonuclease, whose product MVRLDRTAAAEAQALETGLVVFDAGVRADLSDHLEFADILEEVAEANPGESLRRQEASARQLHLLLHDIQAGDLAISPLRTSGRLAVGVFRGDTGVDRDGRPGRMVQWLRKDVPRNQLMHDLLYSLGAKQKVCEIARNDAARRIEAVLGGNADPGPEGAGGLLPDDPDELESLLRQRVMSRMGVVFSGHALADLIGEILKVRGYQVRVSPPGPDGGVDIYAGKGDLGGDSRLIVQVKSGDQTAGHETLQRLEGAMRAAKAQQGLLVSWGGFTRQVAARSEQLWYEVRMWSAADVMDEFVDCYDRLPLHIRDTMPLRKAWLT is encoded by the coding sequence ATGGTCAGGCTTGACAGGACAGCTGCGGCGGAAGCTCAGGCGCTTGAGACCGGGCTTGTTGTTTTTGACGCGGGCGTGCGCGCAGACCTGTCTGATCATCTCGAATTTGCCGATATCCTCGAAGAGGTCGCTGAGGCAAATCCTGGCGAGAGCCTGCGGCGGCAAGAAGCCTCGGCGCGGCAGCTCCATCTCCTGTTGCATGACATCCAGGCCGGGGACCTTGCAATCTCCCCGCTGCGCACCAGCGGACGGCTGGCAGTGGGCGTCTTCCGCGGCGACACCGGAGTTGACCGGGACGGCAGGCCGGGCCGTATGGTTCAATGGCTGCGCAAGGATGTTCCCAGAAATCAGCTGATGCATGACCTTCTTTACTCGCTGGGCGCAAAGCAGAAGGTCTGTGAAATTGCGCGCAATGACGCGGCCAGGCGCATTGAGGCGGTTCTGGGCGGGAACGCAGATCCTGGCCCGGAAGGGGCTGGAGGGCTTCTGCCGGATGACCCGGATGAGCTGGAGAGCCTACTGCGCCAGAGGGTCATGTCCCGCATGGGTGTGGTGTTCAGCGGGCACGCCCTGGCCGATCTCATCGGCGAAATTCTGAAAGTGCGCGGGTATCAGGTTCGGGTCTCGCCGCCCGGGCCGGATGGCGGCGTGGACATCTATGCAGGGAAAGGCGACCTGGGAGGTGACAGCCGCCTGATTGTCCAGGTCAAATCCGGAGATCAGACGGCCGGGCATGAAACCCTGCAGCGCCTTGAGGGCGCTATGCGTGCGGCAAAGGCGCAGCAGGGGCTCCTGGTCAGCTGGGGCGGCTTTACCCGTCAGGTCGCCGCGCGCAGCGAACAGCTCTGGTATGAGGTCCGCATGTGGTCGGCCGCTGACGTTATGGATGAGTTCGTCGATTGCTATGACCGGCTGCCCCTGCACATCCGCGATACCATGCCCCTGCGCAAGGCTTGGCTCACGTGA